ATCGCGGTGGATGACCGATGTCGGGGGAGTGGTGGCGTGTGCAGTGCTGGTGGCGGCAGTGTATGGGCTTGGGGTTCGGCCTTGGTTGAGCGCGCGGGCCGAGCACGCGATGTATCAGGATCAGGTGGCGTCGCTCTCAAGCGAAGTTGAGGAATACGAGCGTGTGACGATGCAGCTTGCGCTGGCACTGGCGACGGTTGACAGGCACATCGAGGCCGAGACGGTGACGTTGCGAAGTGCCTCGCAGTTGACTGATAAGTTGACGGAGCTGGGGCTGCTCGCCGAGGACCACGGGTTGGTGATCGACTCCATGAATCCGGGAAAGGCTGAGGAAGGTGGTTCGCCGGCGCGAGTGTCGATCAGCCTGCGCGGAGTCGGAAGATATCTGGACGTTGCGCGTTTTCTCAATGAGGCAAGGGATGCGGATCGTGCGGTTGCGGTGCGTGCGATGCAGTTGAGCCGAGGGGGAGAAGATGGGGCGGGTCGGTTCGAGCTGGAGCTTGTGTGGTTTGTGTCGGGCCGATAGCGGTTGGTAACGGTCAATCCCCAGAAGTGGGTTGCGTGTGCGGTCGAAGAATTGACCGGTGAAACGCATGGGGATGACGAGACGACAAAAGGGTTTTGTTGGTGTTGCGGTGCTCGGCGTGGCAGCGGTGGGTGTTGATCGCCTGGTGCTGCTGCCTGGTCCTGCGAGTGCGTCGGCCGCCTCGGTTATGGAGACGGTACGCGAGCATCTCGATCTGTCGAAGCTCGAGGCAAGAGCGACACAACTGGTCAAGGCGACAATCGAGGCGGAAGTGCTTGATGCGATGAAACAGGGCGATCCGTCGTTTGATGCGTTTAACCCTGAGGCGATGAAGCAACTTCAGGCGGCACTGGCGGGAGAGCGAGTGGCGGCCCCGGTGGCGGTGGAGGCCAAGGCGGGGGGGCCGCGCGACGAACCGCGCACGCAGCGTGTGCCGGCCTTGACAGCGGTGGTGACTCGCGGCAGTGGGGGCATAGCGGTGCTCGATGGCAAGACGCTGTCGGTCGGCGAAACGCGTGATGGCATGACGCTTGTGGGGGTGACTGCGCGGTCGGCGACGGTGCGCATCGGGGGACGTGAGTACACGTTATCGCTCCCTGTAGCAGGAAATTTGAAAAAGTCGAGCGAGACAGAGTGAAGTTGGAGAGGTGAGTCGACGATGGATTGAGTGGCGGGCCATTTGAATGGTCTGTGATCTAAGGGGATTCGATTCCAGGGAGGAATGCGATGGAGACTGCGATGAAGAGAACGGTACGTGGATTCAGTCTGATCGAACTGGTGGTGGTGGTGGTGATTCTGGGCATTATCGGCGCGATTGCGATTCCGCGCATGAGTCGTGGCGCGTCGGGCGCGGCCGACTCTGCTCTTGTGGCCGATCTTGCAGTGCTTCGCAATGCGATCGCACTGTACGAAACGGAGCACCAGGGCGTGTTTCCGACGGTTGCGGCCTTCGAGAATCAGTTGACGACCTTCACGAATCTTGCGGGAACTGCCAACGCGACCAAGACCGAAGAGTTCCTGTATGGGCCTTACCTGCGCGGGATTCCGAAGATCAAGGTCGGGTCGAACAAGGGTTCGAACGCGGTGGTCGGCACGGCGGGCGGTACAGCGGCATGGCTGTACAACCAGACGACCGGCGAGATCTCGGCGAACCTGGCCAGTAGTGAGAAGGACGCTGCGGGCACTCCGTATGCGGATTATTGAATCACAAGGTATGACATCCTTTCTGACTGCGATCCGGAGACATTCGGGTCGTGGTTTTTCACTTCTCGAACTTGTTGTGGTGCTTGCGATTGTGGCCGTGCTGGGTGCGATTGCCTTGCCGCGGTTCAGTTCGGCGCACGAGAACAGCGCCGCCGATCAAGCGGCCAAGCGTGTTGCGCGGATGATCGATCACGGCCGGACACTGTCACGCGGGTCGTCCAAGCAGGTCTTGTTCCAGACCGATGCCCAGAACAATCGAGTGCAACTGGTGCTCAATGGAATTACGGTTGAAGCGGTCACACTGTCAGCCAAGCCTTATCGTGTGAAGGTCGTCAGTGCGAACTTTGGTGGCTCGTCACAGGTCGTGATCGATCACTACGGAGTGGTGCAGACTGCAGGAACGATTGTTTTGCAATCAGGGACCGCCAAGAGGACCATCAATATCAATACATCGAATGGCATTGTGGTGAACTAGCGGGCACGTGGAGCGTGTGCCTGATGAGGAAGACGTGTGATGAAGAGTTGGCGAGGCATGACGCTGATCGAAATGGTCGCTTCGCTGGCAATTACGGCAATTATTCTGTCTGCGCTTTCGTCGGCGGTGATGGTTGCGGCCGGGGCGCTGCCGAAGGAATCATCTGAACGTGCATCGCGAGCGACGCAGCAGATGGATCGAATGCTGCTGGATATCACTGAGGCAATGCGTGTGAGTGTCTCGGGTACGACAGCGATTCGTCTGCTCGTGCCAGATCGAACCGGGAACGGACAGCCTGAGGAGATTGTGTATGGCTGGGTCGGACTCTCGGGCGGGCAGATCATTCGCTCGCAGAACGGAACAGTGAGCGAATTTCTCGGTGGAGTCGATTCGCTCGCGGTGGAATTGACGACAGGACAATCTGGGCATGTAGCCCTGACGGGGACGACTCATCCGGTGGTCAAGGGGGCGCGGGTCGAGGTGAAGTTGAACGGGCACGAGCCGGTGTCGCGGGAAGTGCCGATTCATGCCGAGCCTCCGGTGCTGAGTGGATGGGTGCGGGCGGATTTTGACTCCCTACCTCAGAACGTTGACTGGGACCGCGAAAGTGGGACCGACTGGCAAGTGACAAGCGGGAGTATTGGGAACGGCAATATCAGTGGCGGGGTGTGGGCGTGCTCGGGTACGCTGAGCCTGCGGAGCCGCTGGAAGTTTACTGAGCCGACGATCGTCTCGACACGCGTGCTGATTACGCGAGACGACAGAAGCGCGAGTTTGAAACTGGTGGGGGACTGCTCGGCTCTGGGTCATGTTGAGTTGGAACTGATCGTTCGGCGTATGAGTTCGAGCCAGACCCGAGTGCAAATCAACCAGATCGGGTTGCTTTCCACATCGACACTGATTTCGCAGACGGTTGGCGGGGGCGTGCATGAAGTCAGTATGGTGCTGTTGCCAGGTGCAAAACGTGTGAGGCTCATCATCGATGGCGTGCTGGTGGGGCAGCCGAGTTATTCGACAAAGCTTGGGCTTCTGGCGAATGGGTCGCTCGCTGTGAGCGGGACGGATTTTCGCGTGGAATACGACTGGGTCGAGGTTCGGGTTGGAGGTGTGGAGTGAAGCTCTGGGCACGTGCCATGTCGCTGGCCGAGACGACTATTGCCCTGGCGGTGGTGTCGGTGCTGCTGGGCGCGTCGCTCAACACAGTGGGCGCGACGGTGACGGTGCGGCAGATGGCTGAGGATCAGGAGCGTGCTGTGCTGCTGGCGCAGGATCTGATGGCGGAGATCATGCAGGTGGAGTATGGCAATTCCGGGACGAATTTTAGCCCCTTTTCACCCAACGGCAGCACGAGCCGTGCTGCGTACACCACGATCGACCATTACCACGGCTGGACAAGCACGCCTCCGATCACGCGTGATGGCAAGACAATCGAGTGGGGGTGGGGGCTGACACGACGCGTGAGCGTGGCCAGAGGGTCGAGCGTGCTCTCGGGCCTGGTGCCTTCGTCCAAGGTGATTCGTGTCGAGGTGATGCGCGGGAAGAAACTGGTGTTCGCGCTCGATGCGATTCGGGTGGAGGCCGAGGCTTCGACAAGGAGCATGCCGTGACGATGCGTGCTTGCCCAAAAGAAGCCTGTCGAGTGCGATCACGGCGCGGGAGTGTGTACCTGCTCGTGCTGGGCGTGTCGATGATGGTCGTGACGATTGGGGTCGGGTCGGCGCTTGCGGCCCGTGCGCAACTGGAGCGTCAGAGCATCGCGGCGGACGTGGCGCGGGCTGACACTGGCGCTGTCAGCGCTCTCGAACGCGTCATCGGGCTCATCGTGGAGGGGAAGGTAGATCCGCGCTCGATGGGTGCGGGCGTGTGGGTGCCCGAGACGAATCTGCGTGGAGTCATGATCTCGGTGTCGTATCGCGATCCGGATGATGGAAACCTGACCGATGATGCGTGGGATCGGGTCAAGATCACGAGTCGAGCCAGACTCAATAGCGTGACGCAGTATCGGTCGATCATGATCGAGCCTTTGCCCAACGCCAGCGGTGGCGTGCGCGGGTGGAAACGCATTCCCGGTTCATACCGTGTGGAAGCGGCCCCGTGATGGGTTGATGGAGGCTGTTCAGGCGGCACGATCGCGTGTGCGAGGCTCGCTGGTGGGTTGAGTCTGGGTGTCGGCCTGGTCGCGTGCGAGCATGGCGTCGTAGGCCGAGAAATCGAGAGTCAGGAATGCATCGGTGAGTTCGGGGTCGAAGTGTGTTCCGCGACAATTGCGGATCTCGGCGAGGACTTCTTCACGGCCTCGCGCCGCGTCGTAGGTGCGGTTAGAACTCATGGCATCGAATGCGTCAGCAAGTGCCAGGATGCGAGCCATGCGCGGGATTGCATTCCCCTTGAGGCCCGATGGATAGCCCTTACCATCCCAGCGTTCGTGGTGGTGAAGAATGCCCGGAAGTGTGTCGCGAAGCATCGGAATCTCGCGCAGCATGTCGTGCCCGAGGACCGGATGCTGACGGATGCGGGCGAACTCTTCTGTCGTTGGCTTTCCTGCCGCGGTAAGCACGGACTCTGGGACACCGATCTTGCCGATGTCGTGTACAAGCCCCGCGATGTGGATCGTTCGGCAATGATCCGGCAAGAGATTGACGGCGGCTGCGAGTTGGCGAGCGATGAAGGCAACACGCTCGGAGTGGCCACGGGTGTAGTGGTCCTTGGCATCGAGGGCAGCGGTCAGCGCGCGCAGTGTGCCAAGGAAGCTCTTCTGCTGATGCATGTGCAGGCGGACGGTTTCGAGATATGCGGTGAGAGAGGCTGCTGTCGTTTCGACCAGAAGCGTGTCGTACGAATTGACCGCCCAATCCTTGCCGTTGCGGGCACCGAGGATCAGCAGCCCAATCGTGCGAGGCTCGATGCGAAGTGGCTGAATGATGAGTTCGGGGCCTAGAGCCTCGGACGCGATCGTTGATGCCTCGACGATGGTTGTCTTCGTATCGCTGCCCTTCGCGGCAAGTATGGTGCCGCCGGCCGAGCGAATCTGGGCGTTATCAAAGCGTGCGGTATCGAAAGCGGTACAGAAGTGAGGAACGTTGGCGTCGTCGAAATGCTGGTCGGCGTGGCGGACAAATGCGACCCATCCAAACTCTGACGTTTCGTGCAGTTCCGTGACGAGATCGCGAATGAAGTCCTCTGGCTCGTTGATGCGGGTCATCATGCGACTGATGCGCAAACTCATGCACGAGGTCTCGTAGGCCTGCGTGAGTTGAACGGTGAACTGGTCGATGGTCTTGGTGTACTCGATGGCTGCCATGGCCGAGGCGTGGGCGCGGGTGAGCGCGTCGGCGCGAGCCTCGGCGTGTGCGCGGTCAATCACGATGCCCTTGTGCAGCGAGGCCCGAAGCGCTTCGCTATCGATCGCGTTCGGCGAGCACAACGCGGCGAGGGCAGGAATCGCCTCGCGTGTTGGAGCCATCGAGACAACCCAGCCAAAGGAGTGGCGCCGGTCGCGCTCGCGGAAGAAGATAAACGTTGCTCCAGGCGCGAGCTCACGCAGGACATATGGACTGAAGTCCGCTTCGAAAGTCGCGGCCGCAGCGGCCAAAGCATCGAGCAATACGGGATCGGTTGCAAATGCAGCAAGCGTCGGGTCGTCGGGTGCCCAGGCGATGCGGTGGACATGGTCGATGCGCCAGCATGGGATGCGGTAAACATTGGACCACTCGCATATGGTCTCGAAGGCCTGGTTGAGCCGAGCTTCCATTACGCGGCCTCCTTGTTGACTTCGAGCAGTGTCTCGACAGCGCGAACGATCTCGCGGGCGCTGAAGGGCTTGCTGATGATTTGGCAAATGTTCGTACGCGGGATGATTTCCGCATTGACGTAATGCCCACGCCCCGTGAGCAGGATAATGGGTGTTGACGCGGTTTCGGGCAGGCGCCGAAGGGCGACTGCGAGTTCCAGGCCACTGATGTGCGGCATCTGGAGGTCGGTCACGATGGCGTGTGGCTGTTCGGTTCGAGCGAGCTGAAGGGCCTCCTCGCCATCGGAGGCGACAATGACATCGTGCCCCCGATCGACGAGTTTTCGCTTCATGATGCTGGTGATGAAGGGTTCGTCGTCGACAAGCAGGATCAGATGTGCAGACATGGTGTACCCCTCGGGTCGGAAAGCGCCCGGTGAGATATCGTCTGAACGAGGGATGTTTTTGGAGAACAGGGGGCCGTTTTGAACAAAACGGCGCACCGGAGGTCACCGATCTTCGATACACTCGTTGTCGAGAGACTCCCTTTGACTTGTTTTCGGACTCTTGCCATGGATTACACGCGGACATCGACTGCCATGCTTGCGGGGTTGTGCGACTCGGGGAACGATCGGGTCTGGTCGGAGTTTGCGCGACGGTATGGTCCGATACTTGTGGGCTTCGCGAGGCGAC
This region of Phycisphaeraceae bacterium genomic DNA includes:
- a CDS encoding response regulator; the encoded protein is MSAHLILLVDDEPFITSIMKRKLVDRGHDVIVASDGEEALQLARTEQPHAIVTDLQMPHISGLELAVALRRLPETASTPIILLTGRGHYVNAEIIPRTNICQIISKPFSAREIVRAVETLLEVNKEAA
- a CDS encoding prepilin-type N-terminal cleavage/methylation domain-containing protein, which translates into the protein MKRTVRGFSLIELVVVVVILGIIGAIAIPRMSRGASGAADSALVADLAVLRNAIALYETEHQGVFPTVAAFENQLTTFTNLAGTANATKTEEFLYGPYLRGIPKIKVGSNKGSNAVVGTAGGTAAWLYNQTTGEISANLASSEKDAAGTPYADY
- the pilO gene encoding type 4a pilus biogenesis protein PilO, yielding MMGRESRWMTDVGGVVACAVLVAAVYGLGVRPWLSARAEHAMYQDQVASLSSEVEEYERVTMQLALALATVDRHIEAETVTLRSASQLTDKLTELGLLAEDHGLVIDSMNPGKAEEGGSPARVSISLRGVGRYLDVARFLNEARDADRAVAVRAMQLSRGGEDGAGRFELELVWFVSGR
- a CDS encoding HD-GYP domain-containing protein — encoded protein: MEARLNQAFETICEWSNVYRIPCWRIDHVHRIAWAPDDPTLAAFATDPVLLDALAAAAATFEADFSPYVLRELAPGATFIFFRERDRRHSFGWVVSMAPTREAIPALAALCSPNAIDSEALRASLHKGIVIDRAHAEARADALTRAHASAMAAIEYTKTIDQFTVQLTQAYETSCMSLRISRMMTRINEPEDFIRDLVTELHETSEFGWVAFVRHADQHFDDANVPHFCTAFDTARFDNAQIRSAGGTILAAKGSDTKTTIVEASTIASEALGPELIIQPLRIEPRTIGLLILGARNGKDWAVNSYDTLLVETTAASLTAYLETVRLHMHQQKSFLGTLRALTAALDAKDHYTRGHSERVAFIARQLAAAVNLLPDHCRTIHIAGLVHDIGKIGVPESVLTAAGKPTTEEFARIRQHPVLGHDMLREIPMLRDTLPGILHHHERWDGKGYPSGLKGNAIPRMARILALADAFDAMSSNRTYDAARGREEVLAEIRNCRGTHFDPELTDAFLTLDFSAYDAMLARDQADTQTQPTSEPRTRDRAA
- a CDS encoding prepilin-type N-terminal cleavage/methylation domain-containing protein encodes the protein MKSWRGMTLIEMVASLAITAIILSALSSAVMVAAGALPKESSERASRATQQMDRMLLDITEAMRVSVSGTTAIRLLVPDRTGNGQPEEIVYGWVGLSGGQIIRSQNGTVSEFLGGVDSLAVELTTGQSGHVALTGTTHPVVKGARVEVKLNGHEPVSREVPIHAEPPVLSGWVRADFDSLPQNVDWDRESGTDWQVTSGSIGNGNISGGVWACSGTLSLRSRWKFTEPTIVSTRVLITRDDRSASLKLVGDCSALGHVELELIVRRMSSSQTRVQINQIGLLSTSTLISQTVGGGVHEVSMVLLPGAKRVRLIIDGVLVGQPSYSTKLGLLANGSLAVSGTDFRVEYDWVEVRVGGVE
- a CDS encoding prepilin-type N-terminal cleavage/methylation domain-containing protein, which encodes MTSFLTAIRRHSGRGFSLLELVVVLAIVAVLGAIALPRFSSAHENSAADQAAKRVARMIDHGRTLSRGSSKQVLFQTDAQNNRVQLVLNGITVEAVTLSAKPYRVKVVSANFGGSSQVVIDHYGVVQTAGTIVLQSGTAKRTININTSNGIVVN